ttaaatgtgcctattaaaacctattgaattatGAACTGgatgtaccagctagtgggatggtaggtgataacaagagaaaccctatccctagtggggtggcaggagaatggtgtgatGTAAgtagatgtgcatgaaatggaagagatgctgttgagtgtagtgttgatggtggaggaagggaagccactttctttgaaaaggtaggacatctcctttgttctagaattaGAAGCCtcttcctgagaacagatgcggtggagacagaggaattgagagaaggagatgaCTTTTtaacaagtaacagggtgggaagaggtatagtctaggtagctgtgagagtctgtgagtttataatagacatcagtggataagctgtctctggagatagagacagagatcaagaaaggagatggaggtgtcggaaatgaaccaggtaaatttgagggcagagtgtaAGTCGGAAGCAAAGTgtatgagttcagcatgggtgaaGGAAGCACCACTAATGCAGACGTCAATGTAGCATATGAAAACTAGACTATTCCATGTAGCtaacaaaaagacaggcatagctgggacccatgcaaatGCCCATGGCTACAACTTTTGTttaaaggaagtgggaggagccaaaggagaaattatttaaagTGAGGCCAAGTTCTGCtaggtggaggagagtggtggtggaggggagctggttaggtctggtgtccagaaagaaatggagaactTTGAGGTCTTCCTGGTGGGGAATGGAGGAGCATAGGGACTGTACattcatagtaaaaataagatgatgaggCCAGTGAACCTGAAATCATTGAGAAGATCCGGAGCATGTgtggtgtcacagatgtaggtgggaaggaacTGAACTAGGGAGATAAAACAGTCGAGgcatgcagaaatgagttcagtggggtaggaacaagctgaaacaatgggtctatctGGACAAATAGGTTAAGAATCTTGGGTAgaaggtagaaatgggaggtgcagGGTGCAGGAACTATAAGATTGGTGGCAGTGAATGGGAGATCACCAAAGTCAATAATGTCGGTGATGGTGTGGCAGACAATGGCTTGGTATTCCTTAGTGGGGTTCTGttacatcgaaacatagaaaataggtgcaggagtaggccattcagcccttcgagcctgcaccgccattcagtatgatcatgggtgatcatccaactcagaaccctgtacctgttttctctccatactccctgatccctttagccacaagggccatatctaacttcctcttaaatatagccaataaacCGGCCTTAACTgtatcctgtggcagagaattccacagattccccactctctgtgtgaagaagtttttcctcatctcggtcctaaaaggcttcccctttacccttaaactgtgacccctcgttctggacttccccaacattggaaacaatcttcctgcatctagcctgtccaatccctttagaattttatacgtttcaataagatcccccctcaatcttctaaattccatcaagtataagcctagtcgatccagtgtttcttcatatgaaagtcctgccatcccaggaatcacaGTTTGAAAGGGCAAGAGCAGTTATAAAAGAAAATGTCACGTTAGCAGGTAGGAAAACATTGTTATAATTATACAGGGTGATATTGAGGGtgtaactggcttgcccacaaaaggcaaagagaaaGTTCCTTGCAtcgaaatatatgcagctcagaacattaggaCCACCATGGTTAGCCTTTCAATTTTTGTCTCTGTATGCAGGCCTAACATTTTTCAACACCATTCCTGGAGAAACACTCCAGTTTCCAAACCTCTTTAATCCTCCAGAACAGCACTAGCAAATGTTCCTACGAAGATATTACTTCCTCTTGAGTTCAGTTGCAAACAGTCCCGTCTCTACATGGATAAGGGGTGTCCCACAGACAATAGTGTGGAGGGGTACCctagaggagggagtgatggtaATATGCCAGAGATGGGGACACAGGTTGGGGTTGTCCCATAGATGGAGAGATGGATGAAGGGAgtaacaggaggaagggggcatCCCATTGTCAGTGGGGGTGTCCCAGAAACTGAGGATGTACAAGGGGTTCCAGATGGGGGTGGGGTTGGTAAGAGGAGTCGTCTCAGAAGTGTGTGGGATGGAGGAAAGGCGGCCATTTCAGAGACAAAGGATAGGAGACTAAATAGGGTGGGGAGAATGGAGGTACGTGGAAACAGGGAGGAGGTTGGCTagaagaggggaaaggggaaaggaGGAAGGGTGTGAAGGGGATATGCGCCATGTCAGGAACAGGAGGATGGTGAATAGGGTGTCCCACGGACGAAGGGCTGGAAGGCACATCacatggatggtggggggggggatatagAGGCATATCAAACGTGGGGGTGCAAAGAGGCATCCCAAAAATGGATGGGGTTGGTGTGAGGAAGAAGGGGAGAAACAGGCATCTGAGTGTCGGATAGGATGGGAGAATGggttggggaggggtgaagggaaATTGGGTTGCCCCAGAGACAAATGATTTGAGGATGGCATGGGAAGTGGGGGCGGGGGGAGGAAGGGGGTGCCCCAGAGGAGAACATAGAGGCAAAGAATGGGTACCCCTGAGATGTGTTGGGAAAGAGGTCTCCCAGAGAAAATGGGAAGGGGGAACCACAGAGGGTGTAGGTGAGCAAGGGGCAACAcagagatggaggaaagggagcaACCAAGAGATGGGGGAGGGGCAGCCCAGAGATGGGATAATGGGGACAGCCAGGGAATTGAGAAGAGGATGTGCCTCAGACAGTGGGGTCAAGAGGGTGGGGGTGTGGCAGGAGGTGTcttttttaattgtattttttaTGGCAAGATCCTGCtgaacattaagaacttaaaagaACAGAGATCTACtccatcagcaagttgtttgttgtcggagaaaatgaaggagttGGCCTTGCTGCAGGTTGTCATGCTGCCTGTGACAGAGAGGCATTGGAGTGGGAGTGCAGCTTAACAGCAAGTCATTATATTGAGATCGCAACACCCTGTTGAACATTGTTAACATGGAATACTGTAGTCCAATTCACTGGCTTATTGGTAAACAGCAGGGGAGCTGCATAGCCACGGTCATAGTGTAGACCTCAAACCGTGGTGTCACCTGTTTGCAGCCCCCCAAGAGAAGCGTTGATCAATGCTGCCCCCAGTGTCACTCAGCAAAAGACAAACtatattgtgttcaactgcacaCTTCTACACCGTTTATGGTCTCAGGGTCTTGGATTATTATTTGTGTGACAGTATTTTATTGATATCTCTTGTATGTGCCTTGTGATATGTGTGACTATTGGTATTATATTGCACCTTAGCCCCGGAGTAAAActgcttcatttggctgtatttatgTATGGTTGATTGACAACTAAATTTGAACTTAAACTAGTGGCAAAGCCTGAAACGGGCATTGAGGTGAGAAGGGGAGTGACCTAGAGACAAGAGCTAGTGGGGATGTAAAAGGGTAGGAATGATCCAGTGATGGAAGTTGTGGGGGTTGGTGGAAGGGAGTGACCTAGAAATAgagggagtggaggaaggaaaagGGACACGCAAATTGAGCAGGGAGTGAATTGACTGGTAGATGGAGGAGGATGTAACAGAGCGATCTAGTGAAGAGAGGTAGTGGTAAAAATGTGAGAGACATTGGGGATATCGGGTGAAGCCAAGAAACCGGAAGACAGGAAAGGGGCAGAGGAGTGGAGTGTGGATCAACTGGTGAGAGGGTTGACCAGAGGCTGGGGGTAAAGGAGTGATCTTAAGATGGGAAGAGGATTAGGGGAGGAAGGAATACAGACTTAGAGAGTGGGTGATGAAGTGCCTCAGCCCAAAAAGTCAATCATTCATTCCACTCCTCAGATGCtgtctaacttgctgagttcctccagaattttgtgtaaaTTGCATTTAGTTTTGTTGGTCATTACAACCTGTAAGAATATATCATGATAAGTGTTCTGTGTATGTAATTAAGACATTAGAAGATGCACAAGATTTCAATTGGTCAATATTGATATAAAATTGATAATTCTGAGCAGATTGGTGATGGGCTAGATTGTTGCCTTTGTGCACAAGTGAATAATGTTTGAAAGAAAAGCAAGTGCAAATTGTCAGAGACCAGTTGGTATCACTCTATCCAGAGTGGTGAGCATTCAGTACCCATCAGTATAGGGGATGCATTTTAAGGGTAAGCTGAGTGAACAGAATAGAGCAAAGAACATAACTACAGGGTGATGGGAAGTGTTGGAACAGGAACACTGACAGGAACCAGAGGGACAGAACGGCCTCTCTACTGTTGATTGAGTATGCTGAGGAGTCAGCAAAGACCTGAGACACAAAATTTAAAATAGAACTTATTTATTATGACAGATCCACAATATTTAACTCCAGTCTGGTTAGAGACTAATGTCATCAGAACAATCTCCTCCTGAGACCAGGGTTCAGTTCCAGGTCTGATGAACAGCAATAATAACTCCAAAtctgacaccaacagtcactcttCAATTTACGACTGGATGCACCAAATGTGATGGTTGGATTATACACTCACATAAAAAAGAAACAATGGAATCACTTGGTGGAAGGATCCAGAACCAGGTGACGTTCAACAAAGGTGATCCATTAAAGAACCAAAAGCTATGCAAGGAATTTGTTTGTCCTGTTTAGCCCAATTGACACTTTAATTCACTGGAAATTGGACCCAGTTCTTTCTTTTGGGCCTGTCTCAACTATTTCCATTAGGTATAGACATCAGCTGGTTCTGGACATCAGACCTGATCTCAATGCTTCACTTCAATTATTAGGAAATCATGTATTGACTTGTCTGAAAGATACATTATAAATTCTTCATGCGAAATAAACGAACTATATTTTTTGTCGGTAGTCCCAATCCTTAGATTTAGGTAACAAGATCTCAGTTGTGCCTGGAAGGTCCAGTGCACCCATTCTCGGAGACTTTTGACCACTGAATGGATGCGCAGCTTTCAACAAACTTTCGACTCTCAGCACCTGTGCACTTGACTTGCAGTGATAGTACATTCTGAAGCTCAAAAGATTTCTGGGTAAAAATAGTGCCATTGTAAGTGCTTACAAGAATTGCCTCCCCCCTGCCAAATGGCACCAATCCAGACAATATTTTTTTTGAGAATTCAGTAGCCAGTTTAACACAGCAAGTTCCCACAGGAAATATACTCAATGTCACTTTGAGTTGAGGCATTGTGTACATCAACAGTCAAAGTCAACttaatttttttctctgtcaatcagcctTACAAATGCTGTTTCTCTATCATTTGTTACCTTGTCCCCGCCCCACCCTCAACTACAAATGTTAATCTTCCTTGACCCAGAGATTTGAGGGACAAAGAACATGTCAGATATAACTCCAGTCAGCTCATCACCTTCTTCAGTCTGTAGAAAGTCAAGCaaggaaattcaagggaaacctcctCACCCACAGattggtgactgtttggaacccatcaccacagggtgAATGAGAGGTAAACAGCAGTGATGGATTGTTGTGGAACAGAAATACAAGCAGAGACTCCCTTCTGTCAACTGGATGTGTTTAAATTCACTAGGTACCTAAGACAGATGTTAAAGTAGAACTGATTTCtttgtcacagatccagaatattaaactcctgtTCCATTAAGGGAAGAAATTCCTCCCATGTCCCGTGACCAAGGCGCAGAACTGGGTATGATGCGCAGCAAGGTTCAACACCAAAAGTCACTTTTGAACTTGCCTCTGGATTCAGCAAGTGATAGTTAAaccttttccccagtgtgaactcggtagtgCGTCACAAGgttagatgattgagtgaatcccttcccacattcagagcagatgaacggcctctccccagtatgaactcgctgatgtaccttcagttgaaatgaccgaggaaatcccttcccacagtctgagcagttgaatggcctctccccagtgtgaactgactggtgtgccaataggtgagatgactgagtgaatccttttccacagtcagagcaggtgaacggcctctccccggtatgaactcgctgatgtaccttcagttgagatgaccgaggaaatcccttcccacagtctgagcagatgaatggcctctccctagtgtgaacaaactggtgtgtctgtaggttggatgagtgagtgaatcccttcccacacactggacacgtgaatggcctctccccagtgtgaactcgctggtgtgtctgcaggtgggatgaccgagtaaatccctttccacattcagagcaggtgaacggcctctctccagtgtgaactcgctgatgttcattcagttgagatgactgagtgaatcctttcccacacactgaacatgtgaacggtctctccccagtgtgaactcgctggtgtgcctgcaggtgggatgaccgagtgaatctcttcccacagtctgagcaggtgaatggcatctctcctgtgtgaactctctgatgttccttcagttgaattgactgagtgaatcccttcccacattcagagcaagtgaacggcctctccccagtatgaactcgctgatgtaccttcagttgaaatgaccgaggaaatcccttcccacagtctgagcagataaaCGGCATATCCCTAGAGtggactgactggtgtgtctgcaGGTTGCATAATTGAGTGAATTTCTTTCCACACACGGAACAGCTAAAAGGCCTCTCTcccgtgtgaactcgctggtgcgtttgtaggtgagatgactgagtgaatcccttcccacattcagagcaggtgaatggactttctccagtgtgaattgactggtgtgccagtagtagAGATgattgagtaaatcccttcccacagtctgagcaggtgaatggtttctccccagtatgaactaactggtgtgcATGGAGATTGCAtagctgagtgaatcccttcccacattctgaacaagtaaatggcctctctccagtgtgaactcgctgatgtatttgtaggtgggatgactgagtgaaccccttcccacagtctgaacaggtaaacggcctctccccagtatgaactcgctgatgtagtttcagttgagatgattgagtgaatcctttcccacattctgagcatgtgaacggtttctccccagtatgaactgactgATGTGTCTGTAGATGGcataactgagtgaatcttttcccacacacagaacaggtgaacggcctctcccctgtgtgaactcgctggtgtgtctgtaggtgggatgactgagtgaatcccttcccacattcagagcaagtgaacggcctctccccagtgtgaactcgctgatgtaccttcagttgagaggACTGaggaaatcccttcccacagtctgagcagatgaatggcatctccctagtgtgaactgactggtgtgtctatAGGTGGAATctgtgagtgaatcctttcccacagtctgagcaggtgaacagtctctctccagtgtgaactgactggtgtgtctgtaggtaggatgactgagtgaactccTTCCCAGATTCAGAGCAAATGAATGGCTTCTCCTGAGTGTGAAATTGCTGATGTGTCAGCAATCAGGTGGCCAAGTGAATCTTTTCCTGCACATGGAACAGTTGAATGGTTTCTTTCCCTTGTGAATTTATTGGTGTGTCTGCAGGTCGgcagagtgagtgaatctcttcccacactgagagaaggtgaATAATATCTCCTTGCTATTAATTCTCTGGCAATTTATCAAGTCAGATTTCAGACGTAGAGAATGGATTTCACtaagttacaacagaaaacttaaTTTTAGACACGAAGCACATTTCCAGTTGGAATGAGATACACTTTCATCTCTAAAGACCAATGACAGCTATATTGGTGTTACAAAGTAAtgtttccttaaggttgttaagGGGGAGGTAGTGGGGGTAAGCTCCCATTAccgattaaatgctcccaatggcatatgtctcaaatagcctctgaccacCAAGTTCAACTCCTGACCTTCACGTGTGCactagctactaagcctggtggagccgtttctactgacagcagaagggacaaaggcaagttactggtgccttaaaacctgtccctatgggcagatggggctcaccaAACTGGTTGGAAACTCATCTAGAAAGAAAACTGGTCtcaaaacatccactgccttgcatggcgaaggcttcagaagtaaaccatgaggaaaaatctggagctggagtccctaaggcagtactAGGTGGAGTTCAACGTtgactggtaactcctgtgaCGCATctgctgccaaactgtatcgCTCTCcgtcattcctttggattcatcagctccgTGGAGAGATGGagtctgctacatgggcaacagcctgctcttcatatcgtactgccctggcttgcatattacGTAGACAGTTGGGTTGCAACATCTAGAGTTGACCCAGACCAACGGAGGACCTCTGAAGAAATATCTGGTCAatccttaaatatctggacagagacagcaaaactgatgCATTCTTGTCTTTGAAATTCTCATACACAAATTCTTTGTCAtttctaacctgtaaaaagatttacaaaagacatcaatgGAAGAAAATCAACATTTCAGGTATTATTTTAGTCTCTATAGTGAGTTCTGACATCACACTTTTACAGCGAGGTTAAACACAAGTTGGAGAAACAACtcctcatcttctaactgggcatgGATCAGGCATCCAGACTGACGTCACATTCTGTTTTTTCTGTCTGTACTAGAACGGGCCATTTCTGCCagtcatcagtctgtgacttggctcagtttgtctctcTCCATTAGTATTATTTAAAAGTtcaacagttcaaagtaaatttattattaaatacatgtatatcaccatatacaatcctgagattcattttcttgtgggcatactcaataaatccaataaccgtaatagaattaatgaaagaccacatcaacaaaccattcaaccagtgtgcaaaagataacaaactgcaaatacaaaaagaaaaaaaaaagaaaaataaataaataagcaataaatgccaagagcatgagatgaaaggTCCTTGGAAGCGAGtgcataagttgtgggaacagttcaatgacaggtcaagtgaagttatcccctctggttcaatagtctgatggttgagaggtactaactattcctgaacccggtggtgttagtcatgaggcttctgtaccaccttcttgatagcaacagtgagaagaaagcaccaACTTGGGTAGTGGTGGTTCCTGATATTTCAGGTTCCGGTAATTTCTCACAGTGCTGCAAAGAACTTGTTATAGTCCTTGGCTGCTTTTGGAGTCTTTTTAGCTACTCTGACACCCTCCCCCCAGTGACTGATAGTGTTGAACTCATCGAAGGTAATGCCAATAAGTATGAAGGGGAGGACAATAGTCTTTCTCATTGTATGGCaattttgtgatgtgaaagctacaggTTACTTGTTACCCAGGACACAAggtagattggtgctggatcccaagggggGAGTTTCTAAAATGCCTatgagcagctcatggttgagttcactaggggatcagttattctggattgggtgctgtgcaatgaatcagaattgattagaagGTTATTTCTTCAGTGGTTCCACCGGGGCATCACTGCGCAAACGCatggacgtcagccagtgagaacattGAGAAGAGCTTAAAAGCtaaaagagtttaaaaggaggacAGTTATTTCTTCAGTGATTTGATTGGAGCACAACTGTGCAACCGTGTGGacatcagccagtgagaacagtaagag
The Hemitrygon akajei chromosome 5, sHemAka1.3, whole genome shotgun sequence DNA segment above includes these coding regions:
- the LOC140728618 gene encoding uncharacterized protein, producing MPFICSDCGKGFPQSSQLKVHQRVHTGERPFTCSECGKGFTQSSHLQTHQRVHTGERPFTCSVCGKRFTQLCHLQTHQSVHTGEKPFTCSECGKGFTQSSQLKLHQRVHTGERPFTCSDCGKGFTQSSHLQIHQRVHTGERPFTCSECGKGFTQLCNLHAHQLVHTGEKPFTCSDCGKGFTQSSLLLAHQSIHTGESPFTCSECGKGFTQSSHLQTHQRVHTGERPFSCSVCGKKFTQLCNLQTHQSVHSRDMPFICSDCGKGFPRSFQLKVHQRVHTGERPFTCSECGKGFTQSIQLKEHQRVHTGEMPFTCSDCGKRFTRSSHLQAHQRVHTGERPFTCSVCGKGFTQSSQLNEHQRVHTGERPFTCSECGKGFTRSSHLQTHQRVHTGERPFTCPVCGKGFTHSSNLQTHQFVHTRERPFICSDCGKGFPRSSQLKVHQRVHTGERPFTCSDCGKGFTQSSHLLAHQSVHTGERPFNCSDCGKGFPRSFQLKVHQRVHTGERPFICSECGKGFTQSSNLVTHYRVHTGEKV